CCCAGCCCGGCAAGCTCCCCGGAAACAAGCTCGCTATTCCTTCAATATTTGATGGGTGTACGAATGCTGGTCTATGGTGGACCTTGTCCATCACTGCCATCACGCCACGGTGATTGTTCACGTCGCTCAACTCAGCCTGCCGCACCACAAATCCAGTGAAATCCTCTTCATGCTTGATACCTGTCCCGTGAAACAAATTTACCGTGCTCATCTTTCACTGTTTGTGCTTCGTCTTGTCGACGAGCTTCCCAATTTTTTAGTGTTGTTTGTCGCAGCTTTACCGCTCGTGCCATGCGCCAGTGGCCTACACGAGCGCTCGCTCCTTGCCGTGTCCCCCATTCCACACGAGCGGCGATATACCCATCGCGAGTTTGTGAGAACGCTTGCGTCGCGATGCTCGGCAAGGATGAGGTCAGTGCGTACTCGCTGATGCCCAGTAGTTCGCGAAGTCGATATGCACTTCGCCGCATAGGAGGGCCTTCGAGGGAAACGAGATGTGATTCAGCAGCATCGATTGCGCGAGCTAACGCTGAAAGTCCTGCATGAGGCCTGGATGCGGGCGCCGTCGAGTGTTTGGTCTGTTTCGTGCGGCGTTGCCGCTTGAGCCACTCGGGCGCATTCCGACGCAGCAATGCGAATGCCGCCGGTGCCAAATCCCGGAGTTGAGTTTGCGTGGCGTCCGGATGCTCGCGGCGCAGCTTCAGCCAGAGCGACTTCGTTTCATCAGTCGAACGTGTCAGGTATGTCCGATAGTGCGATTCGACGGATGGCATTGCGGCGAGTACGCGATATACGGAACTCGTAGACATGCCTGTGGCAAGCGCGATGTCCTGCGGGCGCATGCCAGTAACGAGAAGTCGCTGAATGTTGGCCAACGTCGCATCGGCCAACTTCGACGGGCGCGCATCGATAGGTATTCCTGAGCAGCGACAGAGGATGGTCAGCGCGTGTGCGCTCGTGCCTAGCTCATTGGCAGCAGAAACAACTGTCCCGTGCTGCAACAGTGCTGCTCTCGCCTGGTCGACCGAGAAGCACTTTACGTCCCGATGAGTGCGGTCCGCGCCGGACGGGTGCGGGCACTCACAGTGCTGGCTGAACCATCTAAGCAAAATACACCACACCGGGTGTATCGCGCGGTGGTCACGCATGAGGGTGCGAAGCGCCGCGTCGACATAGTCGGGCGTCGAGACGAGGGTGTCCAGCCGAGAGTCGTCGAAAGATTCTCGATAGAAAGCCTCGAACGTTGAGATGAGTTCCGAAAGCCGAAGGCGGCCGCTGTTCATCAACCAGCGCGCATCTCGCAGGGCGTCAATCACGCCAGACTTGCCGTATTCAGTCGCTGCCTCCATACCCGCGACGCACGTGTCGGAGCGCTTCGCGAACTCGATGGCGTTCCGGAGTTTCACAGCCGAACGAGCACAATGACACTGCGCATCAAACAGTGGCTCCTGCGTCAATGATGTTCTGAGCCAGCAAAAGTGGACCGGGCACGCTGCAACAAATGGAGCAACGTTGCGACGGTGCGTGAAGGAGAAACCATGTTGGTCCTGCGCCTCCTCCGCACACTCGGGGCACAAAAAAAATGCTCGTTCAGACGGCGCCAGCAGGACAGGCAGCCTTGACGACCGAATCGGTCCTTTGCATGGCGCTCTCAGCCGCCTTTTCTGCTCGGATTGTCGCTCCTTCGGCACCCCTAGCAACTCATAGGCAAGCAGCGTGTGTTTCGCCTCAAGCTCGTTTCGGTCGCCGAACAGGTACCCAATGCGAGCCTGAAATTCATCTAACCGGCTTGGCATACCATCTAGGCCAATGCCCCTCGTGAGCAACTGCCGGCTAATCTTGCGAAGCGTGCTATCGCCGGCGAAGTCCGCAGTTCGCCGCAGCAGCGAGTTTACGGTCTCACCATCGGGGAAGGGGGTTATCAACACCCTTGAAGGGAGATACTCAGACATGGCCGCCTCCGAGCCTGGGCCGGGTCGGAAGTCCCGCGAGAATAGTGCCGGCGCCAAAGGGCAAGTGGTCGAGGTATAGTTTGACAGCGGGACGTGATATCGATGCGGGGTCCTCCACGTATGCTGCAATGGCCCTACAGGCAGGCTCATATGTTTGGAGCTGCGCTTCGAAGATTTCCGCGACCACCTCCTTCGAGGGGCCGCCGTTTTTCAGCAATTCCGGCTCCCATGCGAGACGTTCGTGGAGTGCACGAAAACCTGCAGCTAGCCAACCGATACGACCACGACAGACTTTGAAAGTCCACTTCGGCAAACCATGCGGCATCTCGAGAAGCGGCGAAAGCAGCCCTGCTTTCCAGAACCACAGATTGAATTGGTACCAAAAATCCAGTTTGTCGAGGTCATCCGCGGTCACGTCATGCAGGCTGCGCCCGCAGAGAATGGCTTCGATGTTGTCTGGGGGGGCGGCCATCGGCATAAAGGCGAAAATTCGGCCACTTAGCACAGCGTCGACGTCCGAATCCAACTGCTTCGCGCCGGCCATGAACACGTCCGTGCATGAAAGCAGAAGCGGGATGTTCGTGTGCCCCTGGAGTCGGCACAAAAACTTGAGAATGTCGCGAATTTGTCCTTTAAGACTTTGAGCGTTGGCACCGTCAATGACGAAC
The sequence above is drawn from the Paraburkholderia sp. BL23I1N1 genome and encodes:
- a CDS encoding TnsD family Tn7-like transposition protein; translated protein: MSEYLPSRVLITPFPDGETVNSLLRRTADFAGDSTLRKISRQLLTRGIGLDGMPSRLDEFQARIGYLFGDRNELEAKHTLLAYELLGVPKERQSEQKRRLRAPCKGPIRSSRLPVLLAPSERAFFLCPECAEEAQDQHGFSFTHRRNVAPFVAACPVHFCWLRTSLTQEPLFDAQCHCARSAVKLRNAIEFAKRSDTCVAGMEAATEYGKSGVIDALRDARWLMNSGRLRLSELISTFEAFYRESFDDSRLDTLVSTPDYVDAALRTLMRDHRAIHPVWCILLRWFSQHCECPHPSGADRTHRDVKCFSVDQARAALLQHGTVVSAANELGTSAHALTILCRCSGIPIDARPSKLADATLANIQRLLVTGMRPQDIALATGMSTSSVYRVLAAMPSVESHYRTYLTRSTDETKSLWLKLRREHPDATQTQLRDLAPAAFALLRRNAPEWLKRQRRTKQTKHSTAPASRPHAGLSALARAIDAAESHLVSLEGPPMRRSAYRLRELLGISEYALTSSLPSIATQAFSQTRDGYIAARVEWGTRQGASARVGHWRMARAVKLRQTTLKNWEARRQDEAQTVKDEHGKFVSRDRYQA